The Mytilus galloprovincialis chromosome 4, xbMytGall1.hap1.1, whole genome shotgun sequence genome contains a region encoding:
- the LOC143072855 gene encoding somatostatin receptor type 4-like — translation MGKEFFENTSVFTFLSEFDQVWPGQIVIEVIILVIIMIAAFTGNIMVIVAVYRRKKMRNVTNFFISNLAIADLLFASWIPFIATTRITSDWIFGDEICKLVTFMQFLSGISSILTMMLISIERYTCIMYSPNRKMTVKISLFCIILVWILSACFPIPVAFAQSKMSTTIKGTSKTFCGIEWPRGFHIDAYLASMGVLFFLIPLLVITMNYYKIYRLVKRSATAACQHRSESSSRKQIRLVKMFAAIVCVFVIMWLPFFVLSFLAVNYNQITSSQFTVTIIIALLNTCQNPIIYGYFNLKFRKEFKDMCKCCTEDACTNGRRLTYTVQTGITMSNQGTSQT, via the exons atgggaAAAGAATTTTTTGAAAATACTAGTGTGTTTACTTTTCTGTCGGAATTTGATCAAGTATGGCCTG GGCAAATAGTAATAGAAGTGATTATACTTGTTATAATAATGATAGCAGCATTTACAGGAAATATTATG GTAATTGTTGCAGTATACAGGCGTAAAAAAATGAGGAACGTCACGAACTTTTTCATTTCAAACTTGGCTATAGCTGACCTTCTTTTTGCATCTTGGATACCATTCATCGCCACGACAAGAATTACAAGTGACTGGATTTTCGGGGACGAGATTTGTAAGCTGGTAACCTTCATGCAGTTCTTGTCTGGGATTAGCTCTATCTTAACTATGATGTTGATCAGCATCGAGCGGTACACATGCATAATGTATTCTCCTAATCGAAAGATGACCGTCAAGATATCTCTGTTTTGTATTATCCTTGTATGGATATTGTCTGCATGTTTTCCAATACCAGTTGCATTTGCTCAGTCAAAAATGTCAACAACTATAAAAGGCACCAGTAAAACTTTTTGTGGAATAGAATGGCCACGTGGTTTCCACATCGATGCATATTTGGCCTCTATGGGAGTTCTGTTTTTCCTTATTCCTTTGCTTGTTATAACaatgaattattataaaatttatagaTTAGTTAAAAGGTCAGCAACTGCAGCTTGTCAACATAGAAGTGAATCGTCATCTAGAAAACAAATACGATTAGTGAAAATGTTTGCCGCCATTGTATGCGTGTTCGTAATAATGTGGTTACCGTTCTTTGTATTAAGTTTTCTTGCAGTAAATTATAACCAAATAACATCGAGTCAGTTTACGGTCACAATTATTATAGCATTATTGAACACATGTCAAAATCCAATTATATAtggatattttaatttaaaatttagaaaggaatTTAAAGATATGTGTAAATGTTGCACTGAAGATGCATGTACTAATGGCAGAAGGCTGACATATACTGTTCAAACTGGTATTACTATGTCAAACCAAGGAACAAGCCAAACATAA